The proteins below come from a single Carnobacterium divergens DSM 20623 genomic window:
- a CDS encoding PadR family transcriptional regulator — MNTQFKKGVLGLCVLVLLKKKDCYGYELVETISQHIEISEGTIYPLLRKLTTDGICTTYLQESNEGPSRKYYHLTDLGITYLEKQLIDWQHFADSVETIIELGDDLNHE, encoded by the coding sequence ATGAACACTCAATTTAAAAAAGGAGTTTTAGGTTTATGTGTACTTGTTCTATTGAAAAAGAAAGATTGTTACGGATACGAACTAGTCGAAACGATTTCTCAACATATTGAAATATCTGAAGGGACGATCTACCCCTTATTACGAAAATTGACAACCGATGGTATATGCACGACTTATCTTCAAGAATCTAATGAAGGTCCTAGTCGGAAATACTACCATCTCACTGATTTAGGCATTACTTATCTAGAAAAACAGTTAATTGATTGGCAGCACTTTGCAGATAGTGTTGAAACTATTATTGAATTAGGAGATGACTTGAACCATGAATAA
- a CDS encoding LysM peptidoglycan-binding domain-containing protein has protein sequence METTRKERISGEKSIKKQEQFKENSVVVKKGMAFVSTTLVMGTLALPTFSAVASANELAGNSQKTIESNLNNGTDSVTEVQVPAVESTNTDTSSVDTANSDSATSSDSSEGTSTETPDSSQVTDSSATPDASEEPISKEEVKEADITEVQAPVANYAAAETMMMARSMAPQSFIASIAASATQIANENDLYASVMIAQAILESAWGGSALASAPNYNLFGIKGNYNGQSVAMKTLEDDGHGNYYEIIDYFRKYPSYHQSLQDYAQVIKGGPSWNHNYYSGAWKSNTSSYRDATAWLQGRYATDTSYASKLNRVIESNNLTQYDTGSTGGGTTNPGTGGNENTGGNGNTGGNTGGSNENTQTYVVKSGDTLWGIANQFGLTVANLKAMNNLSSDTIFVGQQLKVKGGSTTTPVPDPTPTPDPTPDPGNSSVYTVKSGDSLWEIANKNRVSVANLKAWNNLSSDMIFVGQKLTIKGGTVTPPTTPPTGNTGNNNGNTGSTTGTYTVVSGDSLWAIANKNGVSVANLKAWNNLTTDTIFVGQKLTIKGGTTTAPTNPTTPPAGNSNSGSTTSGTYTVVSGDSLWAIANKNGVSVANLKAWNKLTTDTIFVGQKLTIKGGTTTAPTNPTTPPAGNSNSGSTTSGTYTVVSGDSLWAIANKNGVSVANLKAWNNLTTDTIFVGQKLTIKGGTTNNSSQPSTNNNQSKTYKVVSGDSLWAIANKNGVSVANLKAWNNLTSDTIFVGQTLKMN, from the coding sequence TTGGAAACAACAAGAAAAGAGCGTATTTCAGGCGAGAAAAGTATCAAAAAACAAGAGCAATTTAAAGAGAACAGCGTAGTCGTAAAAAAAGGGATGGCTTTTGTTAGTACTACTTTAGTTATGGGTACGTTAGCTTTACCGACTTTTTCAGCAGTTGCAAGTGCAAATGAATTGGCAGGAAACAGTCAAAAAACAATCGAAAGCAACTTAAATAACGGTACAGATTCTGTTACGGAAGTTCAAGTGCCAGCTGTAGAGTCAACAAATACAGATACTTCATCAGTAGATACAGCCAATTCAGATTCAGCAACAAGTAGCGATTCTTCTGAAGGTACTTCGACTGAAACACCTGATTCTTCTCAAGTAACAGATTCTTCAGCAACACCTGATGCTAGTGAAGAACCAATTTCAAAAGAGGAAGTAAAAGAAGCCGATATTACGGAAGTTCAAGCGCCAGTTGCAAACTATGCGGCGGCAGAAACAATGATGATGGCTCGCAGTATGGCTCCACAATCATTTATTGCTTCAATTGCAGCTTCAGCAACTCAAATTGCAAATGAAAATGATTTATACGCATCTGTTATGATTGCACAAGCTATTTTAGAAAGTGCTTGGGGTGGAAGTGCCTTAGCATCAGCGCCAAACTACAACTTATTTGGTATCAAAGGGAATTATAATGGTCAATCAGTAGCAATGAAAACATTGGAAGACGATGGTCATGGCAATTATTATGAAATTATCGATTATTTTAGAAAATACCCATCTTACCACCAATCTTTACAAGATTATGCACAAGTAATTAAAGGTGGACCAAGCTGGAATCATAATTATTACTCTGGTGCTTGGAAGAGCAACACTTCTTCTTACCGTGATGCAACAGCTTGGTTACAAGGACGTTATGCAACAGATACATCTTACGCTTCAAAATTGAATCGTGTTATTGAATCAAATAATCTAACTCAATACGATACAGGCAGTACAGGAGGCGGAACAACAAACCCTGGAACTGGTGGCAACGAAAATACAGGCGGAAATGGCAATACGGGTGGTAATACAGGCGGTTCAAATGAAAATACTCAAACGTATGTCGTTAAGTCAGGGGATACATTATGGGGAATTGCCAATCAATTTGGCTTAACTGTTGCGAATCTAAAAGCAATGAATAATTTAAGTTCAGACACTATTTTTGTTGGACAACAATTAAAAGTCAAAGGTGGTTCAACAACTACTCCAGTGCCAGATCCAACACCAACACCAGACCCAACGCCAGATCCTGGCAATAGCTCAGTCTATACAGTAAAATCAGGTGATTCATTATGGGAAATTGCCAATAAAAATCGTGTATCGGTAGCAAACTTAAAAGCATGGAACAATTTATCTAGTGATATGATTTTTGTAGGACAAAAATTAACCATTAAAGGTGGTACAGTAACTCCGCCAACAACACCTCCAACCGGAAATACCGGTAATAATAATGGCAATACAGGTTCAACAACAGGAACGTATACAGTAGTAAGTGGCGATTCACTATGGGCAATTGCGAATAAAAATGGCGTATCTGTAGCGAATTTAAAAGCGTGGAATAACTTAACAACCGATACGATTTTTGTTGGACAAAAATTAACTATTAAAGGTGGCACAACCACTGCACCAACAAATCCAACAACACCGCCAGCAGGGAACTCGAATAGTGGCTCAACAACAAGTGGAACGTATACAGTAGTAAGTGGCGATTCATTATGGGCAATTGCGAATAAAAACGGCGTATCCGTGGCAAACTTAAAAGCGTGGAATAAGTTAACAACTGATACGATTTTTGTTGGTCAAAAATTAACTATTAAAGGTGGCACAACCACTGCACCAACAAATCCAACAACACCGCCAGCAGGGAACTCGAATAGTGGCTCAACAACAAGTGGAACGTATACAGTAGTAAGTGGCGATTCATTATGGGCAATTGCGAATAAAAACGGCGTATCCGTGGCAAACTTAAAAGCGTGGAATAACTTAACAACCGATACGATTTTTGTTGGTCAAAAACTAACAATCAAAGGCGGTACAACAAATAATTCAAGTCAACCATCGACAAATAACAATCAATCTAAAACGTATAAAGTCGTAAGTGGCGATTCGTTATGGGCGATTGCCAATAAAAATGGTGTATCCGTAGCAAATTTAAAAGCGTGGAATAACTTAACAAGTGATACAATTTTTGTAGGACAAACGTTAAAAATGAACTAA
- a CDS encoding PTS transporter subunit EIIC produces the protein MKKENLGKRYGIGFSYIAMTLILFVLFWGLSFTGIGAFTGIYGAFKMIFPLVVAISIAAGIGFDHSGASALAGAVGYLVFGASFSVLIDPKIPFLVTTPIKLFGSMGSDQFFFILCGFMMGIVAGALYNKFYNIKLPEWLAFFGGRRFVPIITSIVALFIGSFIANVIIPHL, from the coding sequence ATGAAGAAAGAAAACTTAGGAAAACGATATGGCATCGGATTTTCTTATATAGCAATGACTCTTATATTATTTGTTTTATTTTGGGGATTGAGTTTTACTGGAATCGGAGCTTTTACTGGAATTTATGGTGCGTTTAAGATGATTTTCCCACTAGTAGTTGCGATATCGATTGCAGCTGGGATTGGCTTTGATCATAGTGGAGCTTCTGCTTTGGCTGGAGCAGTAGGATATTTGGTTTTTGGAGCATCCTTTTCTGTTTTAATTGATCCTAAAATTCCTTTTTTAGTAACAACTCCAATTAAATTATTTGGTTCAATGGGTTCAGATCAATTCTTCTTTATTCTTTGTGGGTTCATGATGGGAATTGTAGCAGGTGCTTTGTACAATAAATTTTACAATATTAAATTGCCAGAATGGTTAGCCTTTTTTGGCGGACGTCGTTTCGTTCCCATTATTACAAGTATTGTTGCTTTATTTATCGGCTCATTTATTGCCAATGTCATTATTCCGCATTTATAA
- a CDS encoding PTS transporter subunit EIIC, translated as MLNQMQKIGKALMLPIAVLPAAGLLNRLGAADVLNVPFMNAGGNSIFTYLSLMFAMGIAIGLSKDNSGIAALGGALIYFVLNFGVIGVNENINMGVFAGFIAGLMSPLIYNRVYDKYEGSPYFNGRHIALLLNVIAALLLVAIFGLIWPTVQNGLDHINSFIVGAGALGAGVFEFANRMLIPTGLHHVLNSYLWFAYGSFPDAATGVMANGDINRFFAGDPTAGAFQVGFFPIMMFGLPAAAMAMVAAAKPNKRKATFGMMLSVAVTAFLTGITEPLEFSFMFVAFPLYVVHAVLAGIAGFVTNLLGIKMGFTFSAGAIDYALNFGLGTKAWMLIPIGFVFAVVYFVIFYFSILKFDIKTPGREDDEDEADLAAEVPNAGVQTAVAGLGASENDVAPTGDKYDIMAAKYITALGGPDNFTSIDNCTTRLRLQMKDTSIVNEQALKKAGARGVVKINETAVQVIVGTDVEFIADKLKNELHK; from the coding sequence ATGTTAAATCAAATGCAAAAAATTGGGAAAGCATTAATGCTTCCAATCGCAGTGTTACCTGCTGCTGGGTTGTTAAATCGACTTGGTGCAGCAGATGTGTTAAATGTACCGTTTATGAATGCCGGTGGAAATTCAATTTTCACTTATCTTTCGTTAATGTTCGCAATGGGAATTGCCATTGGATTGTCAAAAGACAATAGCGGGATTGCGGCTCTTGGAGGCGCATTGATTTATTTCGTATTGAACTTTGGTGTTATTGGCGTTAATGAAAACATCAATATGGGTGTTTTCGCTGGTTTTATCGCAGGTCTGATGTCTCCACTGATTTACAACCGTGTGTATGACAAGTATGAAGGTTCGCCTTACTTCAACGGTCGTCATATCGCGTTATTATTGAATGTGATTGCAGCGCTTTTATTAGTCGCTATTTTTGGCCTGATTTGGCCAACGGTTCAAAACGGATTAGACCACATCAACAGCTTTATCGTTGGTGCAGGTGCTTTAGGAGCAGGTGTCTTTGAATTTGCTAACCGTATGTTAATTCCAACAGGCTTGCATCATGTATTAAATTCATACTTGTGGTTTGCCTATGGTTCATTCCCAGACGCTGCAACAGGTGTCATGGCGAATGGCGATATCAACCGTTTCTTTGCGGGAGACCCAACAGCTGGAGCTTTCCAAGTAGGATTCTTCCCAATTATGATGTTCGGCTTACCAGCTGCTGCAATGGCAATGGTGGCTGCAGCTAAACCGAACAAACGTAAAGCAACTTTTGGAATGATGTTATCGGTTGCTGTTACAGCCTTTTTAACAGGTATTACAGAACCGCTTGAGTTTTCATTTATGTTTGTTGCTTTTCCGTTGTATGTAGTTCACGCAGTTTTAGCTGGAATCGCTGGATTTGTAACGAATTTATTAGGCATTAAAATGGGCTTCACGTTCAGTGCAGGGGCGATTGATTATGCGTTAAACTTTGGTCTAGGTACAAAAGCTTGGATGTTGATTCCAATCGGCTTCGTTTTTGCAGTTGTGTACTTTGTGATTTTTTACTTCTCTATTCTTAAATTTGATATTAAAACACCCGGTCGTGAAGACGATGAGGATGAAGCAGATTTAGCAGCAGAAGTTCCAAATGCAGGCGTTCAAACAGCAGTGGCGGGGTTAGGTGCTTCTGAAAATGATGTGGCTCCAACAGGAGATAAATACGACATTATGGCAGCTAAGTATATTACAGCACTTGGCGGACCTGATAATTTCACAAGTATCGACAATTGTACGACTCGTTTGCGTTTACAAATGAAAGATACAAGTATTGTGAACGAGCAAGCGTTGAAAAAAGCAGGAGCACGTGGTGTTGTGAAAATCAACGAAACAGCTGTTCAGGTTATTGTTGGAACCGATGTTGAGTTTATTGCAGATAAATTAAAAAATGAATTGCATAAATAA
- a CDS encoding MIP/aquaporin family protein, with amino-acid sequence MEGFYGELIGTMVLIIFGSGVVAGNVLVKAKSFNMGWVGITIAWAIGVTLGVYVVAGNSQAHLNPAVTLAFAVIGAFPWAEVPGYIAGQLIGAFLGAIIVYLVYLKHWKATESKGDKLAVFSTGPAIRSPFANMMTEALGTFVLTFGLLAIGANEITVGLNPIIVGLLILGIGLALGGPTGYAINPARDLMPRIAHAVLPISGKGDSDWSYAWVPVVGPIVGGILGAIFYHFIYLEISMIGLIIFIVVLFGLVVATKQKD; translated from the coding sequence ATGGAAGGTTTTTACGGAGAATTGATAGGTACAATGGTATTGATTATTTTTGGAAGCGGTGTCGTTGCAGGGAATGTGTTAGTCAAAGCAAAATCATTTAACATGGGTTGGGTTGGAATTACGATTGCTTGGGCAATTGGGGTAACACTTGGAGTTTATGTAGTTGCTGGAAATAGTCAGGCTCATTTAAATCCTGCAGTGACCTTAGCCTTTGCAGTTATTGGTGCTTTTCCATGGGCAGAAGTACCCGGTTATATTGCCGGTCAGTTGATTGGAGCATTTTTAGGAGCCATTATTGTTTATTTAGTTTATTTGAAACATTGGAAAGCAACTGAAAGTAAAGGGGATAAATTAGCCGTATTTTCAACTGGCCCAGCGATTCGCAGTCCGTTTGCTAATATGATGACAGAAGCGTTAGGCACTTTTGTTTTAACGTTTGGTTTACTTGCAATTGGAGCAAATGAAATTACAGTTGGATTAAACCCAATCATCGTTGGACTATTGATTCTAGGTATTGGATTAGCTCTTGGGGGACCAACGGGTTATGCGATTAATCCAGCACGTGATTTGATGCCACGGATTGCACATGCAGTATTGCCAATTTCAGGTAAAGGCGATTCTGATTGGAGTTATGCTTGGGTACCCGTAGTTGGACCGATTGTCGGTGGGATTTTGGGAGCGATTTTCTATCACTTTATCTATTTAGAAATTTCTATGATTGGATTAATTATTTTTATTGTAGTATTATTCGGCCTAGTCGTAGCTACAAAACAGAAAGACTAA
- the glpK gene encoding glycerol kinase GlpK, whose protein sequence is MEKKYVLAIDQGTTSTRAILFNKKGEIVHTSQREFTQYFPQPGWVEHDANEIWVTTLAVIAGVLIESDTRPTQIDSIGITNQRETTVVWDKNTGMPIYHALVWQSRQTSDIANDLIKAGHTDLVKSKTGLRVDAYFSGTKVKWLLDNVEGARSRAEKGELLFGTIDTWLIWKLTGNQVHVTDYTNASRTMMFNIHDLKWDDELLELLEIPKSMLPEVRSSSEVYGKTVEYHMFGQQVPIAGIAGDQQAALFGQNCFEKGMIKNTYGTGCFILMNTGEEAINSDNGLITTIAYGIDGKVNYALEGSVFVAGSAVQWLRDGLRMFTDASETEDYAVRAGSTGGVYMVPAFVGLGAPHWDTDARGAVFGLTRGTTKESFIRATLESIAYQSKDVMETMIKDSNIPITEMRVDGGAAKNNFLMQFQSDILNIEIKRPEVNETTALGAAYLAGLATGFWKSIDDIKANWLLDKSYKPEMKEKERKELYQGWEKAVAATRSFKIKE, encoded by the coding sequence ATGGAAAAAAAATATGTCTTAGCAATTGATCAAGGAACAACGAGTACACGAGCAATTTTATTTAATAAAAAAGGGGAAATCGTGCATACATCGCAACGTGAATTTACACAATATTTTCCACAACCAGGCTGGGTGGAACATGATGCGAATGAAATTTGGGTAACGACTTTAGCTGTAATTGCTGGCGTGTTAATTGAGTCTGATACGCGTCCAACACAAATTGATTCAATTGGAATTACCAATCAACGTGAAACGACTGTTGTTTGGGATAAAAATACAGGAATGCCGATTTATCATGCGTTAGTTTGGCAATCAAGACAAACAAGTGATATTGCCAATGATTTGATCAAAGCAGGACATACAGATTTAGTTAAAAGTAAAACAGGATTAAGAGTAGATGCCTATTTTTCAGGAACAAAAGTTAAATGGCTTTTAGACAATGTTGAAGGTGCAAGAAGTCGTGCTGAAAAAGGCGAGCTATTATTTGGAACAATTGATACATGGTTGATTTGGAAATTAACAGGCAATCAGGTTCACGTTACAGATTATACCAATGCGTCAAGAACGATGATGTTCAATATTCATGACTTAAAATGGGACGATGAATTATTAGAATTGCTAGAGATTCCAAAAAGCATGCTCCCAGAAGTTCGCTCTTCTTCTGAAGTTTATGGAAAAACGGTTGAATACCATATGTTTGGTCAACAAGTTCCGATTGCTGGAATTGCAGGAGATCAACAAGCAGCGCTATTTGGTCAAAACTGTTTTGAAAAAGGCATGATTAAAAACACCTATGGAACAGGTTGCTTTATTTTAATGAATACAGGTGAAGAAGCGATTAATTCGGATAACGGCTTAATTACAACGATTGCTTACGGAATTGATGGAAAAGTCAATTATGCTCTAGAAGGAAGTGTCTTCGTTGCAGGGTCTGCCGTTCAATGGTTACGTGACGGGTTAAGAATGTTTACCGATGCTAGTGAAACGGAAGACTATGCGGTTCGCGCTGGGTCAACTGGAGGCGTTTATATGGTTCCTGCATTTGTGGGTCTTGGTGCACCTCATTGGGATACAGATGCTCGTGGTGCTGTGTTTGGTTTAACCCGTGGAACAACCAAGGAATCCTTTATTCGTGCAACGCTAGAATCAATTGCCTATCAATCAAAAGATGTAATGGAAACAATGATTAAAGATTCTAATATTCCGATTACGGAAATGCGGGTAGACGGTGGCGCTGCAAAAAATAATTTCTTAATGCAATTCCAAAGTGACATTTTAAATATTGAAATCAAACGTCCAGAAGTAAACGAAACTACTGCTCTTGGAGCTGCTTATCTAGCTGGTTTAGCAACCGGCTTCTGGAAGAGCATTGATGATATTAAAGCAAACTGGCTTCTTGATAAATCATATAAGCCTGAAATGAAAGAAAAAGAACGTAAAGAATTGTACCAAGGTTGGGAAAAAGCAGTTGCTGCAACAAGAAGTTTTAAAATAAAAGAATAA
- a CDS encoding glycerol-3-phosphate dehydrogenase/oxidase: MMEFSYQTRSDNLKKMQSEPLDLLVVGGGITGSGITLDARTRGLNVGVLEMGDFASGTSSRSTKLVHGGLRYLKQFEIKVVQEVGQERAIVYENAPHVTTPLWMVLPFYKGGTFGSFTTAIGLEMYDHLAKVKKSERRYMLKPLRALEKEPYLKKEGLKGAGVYVEYRTDDARLTVEVMKKAAEEGAMIANYVKVEKFVYDLDGKVKGVAFRDLISGETGTIYAKKIVNAAGPWVDKLRELDHSKKGKTMHLTKGVHLVIDQAKFPISNAIYFDTPFDDNRMMFAIPREGKTYIGTTDTNYKGNPKEPGVTLEDVHYILNAANQMFDIPKIEVEDVESSWSGVRPLIHEEGKDPSEISRKDEIFHSDSGLFTIAGGKLTGYRKMSEKVVDQVVLELAVETGINYQPTKTERLLLSGGNVGGGDNFENFVVEKTQVGMMLGLSKEDAENLVHRYGSNVDTVYGYLKTSQESSLDPVDYSMLHYGLEHEMVITPVDYLLRRSSQMLFNIHHAKKISQQVIDEMSSYYQWDEAVKEAHSKEVEEQFKLHTEFSS, encoded by the coding sequence ATGATGGAATTTTCATACCAAACAAGAAGCGATAATTTAAAAAAAATGCAGTCAGAACCATTAGATTTACTTGTAGTAGGTGGCGGGATTACCGGATCTGGGATTACATTAGATGCTCGAACACGTGGGCTAAATGTGGGTGTCTTAGAAATGGGAGATTTTGCTTCTGGTACTTCAAGTCGTTCCACTAAATTAGTTCATGGTGGATTACGTTATCTAAAACAGTTTGAAATCAAAGTTGTGCAGGAAGTTGGACAAGAACGAGCAATTGTTTATGAAAATGCTCCTCACGTAACAACGCCATTATGGATGGTATTGCCTTTCTATAAAGGTGGAACATTTGGCTCCTTTACAACGGCAATTGGTCTTGAAATGTACGATCATTTAGCAAAGGTAAAAAAATCTGAACGTCGTTACATGTTGAAACCACTCAGAGCGTTAGAAAAAGAACCTTATTTGAAAAAAGAAGGGTTGAAAGGCGCCGGCGTTTACGTTGAATATCGGACGGATGATGCTCGCTTAACCGTTGAAGTAATGAAAAAAGCAGCTGAAGAAGGAGCGATGATTGCCAATTACGTTAAAGTAGAAAAATTTGTTTATGATTTAGATGGAAAAGTTAAAGGTGTGGCTTTCCGAGATTTAATAAGTGGAGAAACGGGTACTATTTATGCTAAAAAAATTGTCAATGCAGCAGGTCCTTGGGTCGATAAATTAAGAGAATTGGATCACTCAAAAAAAGGAAAAACAATGCACTTAACAAAAGGGGTTCATTTAGTTATTGATCAAGCAAAATTTCCAATTAGTAATGCGATTTATTTTGATACGCCATTTGATGACAATCGAATGATGTTTGCGATTCCTCGTGAAGGGAAAACCTATATTGGGACAACTGACACCAATTATAAAGGCAATCCAAAAGAGCCTGGTGTAACGTTAGAAGACGTTCATTATATTTTAAATGCAGCCAACCAAATGTTTGATATTCCTAAAATTGAAGTAGAGGATGTGGAGTCAAGTTGGTCGGGTGTGCGTCCACTGATTCATGAAGAAGGAAAAGACCCTTCAGAAATTTCTAGAAAAGATGAAATATTCCATTCAGATAGTGGCTTGTTCACCATTGCAGGTGGGAAATTAACAGGCTATCGTAAAATGTCTGAAAAAGTAGTCGATCAAGTTGTCTTAGAATTAGCAGTTGAAACAGGCATAAATTACCAACCAACTAAAACAGAACGATTGCTTTTATCTGGTGGTAACGTAGGTGGCGGGGATAACTTTGAGAACTTTGTAGTTGAAAAAACGCAAGTCGGCATGATGCTTGGATTGTCTAAAGAGGATGCTGAGAATTTAGTTCATCGTTATGGTTCCAACGTAGATACGGTTTATGGTTATTTAAAAACAAGTCAAGAGAGTTCGTTAGACCCAGTAGATTACAGTATGCTCCATTATGGATTAGAGCACGAAATGGTGATAACACCAGTGGATTATCTCTTAAGAAGAAGCAGCCAAATGTTGTTTAATATTCATCATGCTAAAAAAATTAGCCAACAAGTAATTGATGAAATGTCCTCATATTATCAATGGGATGAGGCTGTAAAAGAAGCACATTCAAAAGAAGTGGAAGAACAATTTAAACTCCACACTGAATTTTCAAGTTAA
- a CDS encoding GtrA family protein, which yields MIRLRAKIRSLREEYHEFLRYFFWGLIGTGLNIGLYELFIRILPIHYLVINFIVWFITVLFGYYTNRKFVFKRLAKPLPETLIEAGRFVGFRVVSGIADTGTMWLFFSLLGFNEVLAKLIANIIASLINYFTSKLVVFKRPNRSMEDIKISLNK from the coding sequence GTGATTAGACTGAGAGCAAAAATCCGTTCTTTACGAGAAGAGTATCATGAATTTTTACGCTATTTCTTTTGGGGATTGATTGGCACTGGGCTAAACATTGGCCTTTATGAACTTTTCATTCGTATTTTACCTATTCATTATTTAGTAATTAATTTTATTGTTTGGTTTATTACCGTGCTCTTTGGGTACTATACAAACCGTAAATTTGTTTTTAAACGCCTTGCAAAACCACTTCCTGAAACCCTGATTGAAGCAGGTCGTTTTGTTGGATTTCGTGTCGTTTCAGGTATTGCAGATACGGGAACAATGTGGTTGTTCTTTTCATTATTGGGCTTCAATGAAGTATTAGCAAAATTAATTGCAAACATCATCGCTTCTTTAATCAATTATTTCACTAGTAAATTAGTAGTCTTTAAACGCCCTAATCGAAGCATGGAAGACATTAAAATCAGTTTAAATAAATAA
- a CDS encoding dicarboxylate/amino acid:cation symporter, with amino-acid sequence MKSFWQQYKSSMLLLAGLILGGIVGVVFGEKATVLQPFGDVFLNIMFVMLVPLVFFSISSAIANMNGMKRLGKIMLSTLLVFFSTALVASIVGYIGISVFNPVKGIDVESVKALMGAPGDAEKITIGERIVNMFTVSDFHLLLSKSSMLPLIVFSILFGTATSMAGKQGEAVVTFLNSANSVMMKMVQLIMYYAPIGLGCYFASVIGTLGAKIIGGYARSFVLYLVIAVLYYIVFFTLYAFIAGGKAGVKIYWKNIATPSITAIATCSSAACIPVNLEYSKKMGVTPDIAETVIPLGANTHKDGSVIGGVLKIAFLYGIFGKEMTSPSAMLTIILGAFLVGAVMGSIPGGGMIAEMLIVNLFGFPLEAVPVIVIISTIIDVPATLLNSSGNNVSAMLVTRIVEGKNWLKDYLKANPV; translated from the coding sequence ATGAAGAGCTTTTGGCAACAATATAAGTCATCGATGCTTTTATTAGCAGGGTTGATTTTGGGTGGAATCGTAGGCGTTGTATTTGGTGAAAAAGCAACAGTACTACAGCCCTTTGGAGATGTGTTTTTAAATATTATGTTCGTGATGCTCGTACCACTCGTATTTTTTAGTATCTCATCGGCAATTGCAAATATGAATGGCATGAAGCGTTTAGGAAAAATTATGCTAAGTACGCTACTGGTCTTTTTTTCAACAGCATTGGTAGCATCAATTGTTGGATACATTGGTATTTCTGTTTTTAATCCAGTTAAGGGAATTGATGTGGAAAGTGTGAAAGCTTTAATGGGGGCACCTGGAGATGCTGAAAAAATCACGATTGGTGAGCGAATTGTCAATATGTTTACTGTTTCAGATTTTCACTTGCTTCTATCTAAGTCAAGTATGCTGCCGTTGATTGTTTTTTCAATCTTATTTGGCACAGCAACGTCAATGGCTGGCAAACAAGGTGAGGCGGTTGTAACTTTTTTAAATTCAGCAAATAGTGTGATGATGAAAATGGTTCAACTGATTATGTATTATGCACCGATTGGTTTAGGCTGTTACTTTGCTTCAGTTATTGGAACTTTAGGAGCTAAAATAATTGGCGGGTACGCTCGTAGTTTTGTGTTGTATCTAGTTATTGCAGTTCTTTATTATATTGTTTTCTTTACGCTATATGCTTTTATAGCAGGTGGCAAAGCAGGAGTGAAAATTTATTGGAAAAACATTGCAACGCCTTCAATTACAGCCATTGCGACTTGTTCTAGTGCAGCTTGTATTCCTGTTAATTTAGAGTATTCTAAAAAAATGGGTGTTACACCTGATATTGCAGAGACGGTGATCCCCTTAGGTGCAAATACTCATAAAGACGGTTCCGTTATCGGCGGTGTATTAAAAATTGCCTTTTTATATGGTATTTTTGGCAAAGAAATGACGTCACCTAGTGCGATGTTGACCATTATTTTAGGAGCTTTTCTTGTAGGAGCTGTTATGGGGTCAATTCCAGGTGGCGGAATGATTGCTGAAATGTTGATTGTGAATCTTTTTGGATTTCCGCTAGAAGCAGTTCCAGTAATTGTAATCATCAGTACGATTATTGATGTACCAGCAACGTTATTAAATTCTTCTGGAAATAATGTATCTGCAATGTTGGTTACTCGAATTGTGGAAGGGAAAAATTGGTTGAAGGATTATCTTAAAGCTAATCCAGTTTAG